The nucleotide sequence GAACACCCCCGCCCGGGAGACCATGACGCGCCAGTAATCGCTCCTCGCGCGCTGATACGACACATTTCTATCCACAGATTACGCAGATTGCACAGATTTTTTAAGAGGCAGTTGTAATCTTTTTTCTCGACGTGCCGCACACGATACGGCCGCGGCACAAGCGTCATGCATCCTTTTCTTAACATCTGCGTTAATCTGCGTCGATCTGCGGACAACTATCATTTTTAATCGGTGAAAACCCGCGTAATCTGTGGATAAACCGGCCTTATGGCCGCACTTGATCGCGGCGCACGCGGGCGAGTTTGCGGCAGAGTTGGGCGGCGCCGTCGGCCAGTCGTACGGTGGGCCGGCTAATGAGATCCGGCGGGACGGTCACGAAATGATCGTGGGCGACCGCGGGGATGGCCGGCCACTGCCGCCAATAGGCTTTCCACTGTGGTTTGGTCTGCGCCACGCCCGAGGCCACGATCGCCTGTGGTGCACGCGCGATGACCGACTCGATACTGACCTGCGGCGCCAGTGTCGCGGCCTTGGCGAAGATGTTGCGGCCGCCGCACAGCCGGATCACGGCGCCGGTCATACCGGCATTGGATAGTGTGCGCAGCGGGTCCGACCATACCTCCCAGAACAACGAGACCGGGCGGCGATGCGCGTAGCGTTGCCGCAGCCCCGCGATGCGCTGTTCGAAGGCGGCAGCCGCGCGATCGGCGTGATCGGCCGTGCCGCCCAGCACGCCCAGATCGCGAATGGTGCGCGCAATGCCGGCCAGCCGACGCGGATCATCGACATACACGGCGATACCCAGCGCCCGCAGCCGACGGATGATGTCGGGGGAGCCGCCCTCGGCCCAGGCGACGACCAGATCCGGCTTTTTCGCCACGATCGCCTCGAGACTGAGGCTATCGTAGCCGCCCACGCGCGGGATGCCCTGGGCCGCCGGGGGATAATTCGAATAACGTACGGCTCCCACCACGCGATTGCCCAGTCCCGCGGTAAACAAGTTTTCCACAAGATGGGGCGTCAAGGCGACGATCCGGCGTGCGGGATGCGCCAGCCGGACTTCATGCCCGGTGAAATCGGTAACCGAAACCGGGCCAGCCGCGGCCATGGCTGCCGATCCGGCCAGCCACCCCAGCAGCGATAACAACCCGAGCAGAGCCCACCGACGCGTGCGGCGCATGCGCTGCGCGGTCATGGATTGGTATCCCCGTCGACATGCCGCAGGGCAGCCGAGAGCCGTTCGCGCTGGTGTTCCGGCGGCAGTCCGAAACGCAGCCAGCGCCGGTTGTCGCCGAGCCGGGTGAACACGGCCCGAGATGCCAGCTCGGCGTGCGCCGCGGCGGCCGCGCCCTCGGCCGAAAAGAACACGGTCACGAACGACCCGCCGCTGACCACGAGTTGTTGCGGGAAGGCGGCGACGAGGCGCGCACGGAGCCAGGCTTGCGTATCTCGAATCCGGGCGCGCTGATCGATCTGCCAATCGCGGTCGGCCAGCGCCCGCGTGCCGATCCAGCGGGTCGGATGCGCCACGCCCCAGGGCGCCACGGCGCGACGCAATGCATCGACCGTGGCCTTGTGGCCGAGAGCGAATCCGAGACGGATGCCGGCCAGTCCGAAGAACTTGCCCACCGATCGCAGCACGATCGCCTCATGTGTAACTGGATCGAAAGACGTGCCTTCGTCCCCGTCCGCGAAGGCTGCATCGACGATGAGGCGGCCCGCGCCGAGCGCGAGTGCGATTCGGCGCAGGCGATCCGGACCGGCGCGCTCGCCGGTCGGATTGTTCGGATCGAGCACCACGGCACGATCGACCGCCGCCAGCATCACTCGAGATCGTCCAGATCGCGGTAGTACCGGAGGCTATGGCCCGCCGCGCGCCAGGCGGCGGCGTGCTCGGTATAACCCACGGCGGGCACGGCCACGGTGGCCGGCGCGCACAGGCGCGGCAGCTCGCGAATGGCGAACTGGCTACCGGGCAACGCCACGAGCCAATCCGATGCACAGCCATAGTAGGCGGCCGCGGCGGCGACCAGCCCATCATCGGCTTCCGGCAGGCGCGACCAGACAGCCGCGGGCAGCGTCGGTACCGGCCACGACCAGGGCGCGATGCCGGTCGACAGATCCAGCCATTCATGCCGGGGAATGCCGTAGTGCGCAGCCGCGGCACGCAGCTGGCCACCGTGGATCATGCCCATAGCCCGTCCATCAGGAGTACGGCCACCACGATCACGGCCAATGCCCGATCGGCCAGACCCAGCGCGCGTACGACATCGACGTCTTCCGGCGTACGCCCGCCACCCAGCGCCGGCCGTTCCCGCCAGGCGCCGTGATACCAGGCGCCGCCGCCGAGGCGGATACCGAGCGCACCGGCGCCGGCCGCCATCACCGGGCCGGCGTTCGGGCTGGACCATCGGCCCGCCTGTTCGCGCCAGCAGGTCCATGCAGCGCGGGTGTCGCCGACCAGCGCGAAAGCCAGCGCGGTGAGCCGTGCCGCCGGCCAGTTCATGCCGTCGTCCAGGCGCGCCGCGGCCCAGCCGAAGGCAATGAACCGGGGGGTGCGATAGCCCCACATCGCGTCCAGGGTATTGACCAGCCGATGGGCGAGTACCGCCGCGGCGGCGCCTGCCGGGCCCGCCACCGCGGCGCCGAACACGCACCAGAACACCGAGGCGAAGATCGCATCGCTGCTGTTTTCGAGCACGGACTCCAGCAGGGCGCCGCGTACGCCGGCGGCATCCAGTTGCGCCGTATCGCGGCTGACGAGCCAGGCCACGCGTTGCCGGGCGCCTTCGAGATCGCCGGTGGCGAGCGGACGGGCCACCGCCTCGGCGTGTTCGATCAAGCCGGCCCGCCCAACCGCCAGCACGAGTACCAGACCCGCCAATAACCACGCCAGCCCGCTCGGAACCCAGGCGACGCATGCGCCGACAAACAGCGTGGGCGGCCCCACCATCAGCGCGACCATGCCATTGCGTCGACGGCCGTGATTGAACCGCGCTTCCACCCGATCGGCAAGACGGCCGAACAGCGCGAGCGGATGCCGCCGGCGCGGCTCGCCCAGCACCGCATCGGCCACCAGTGCCGCGACCAGCATCAGGCTCAATGCCACGGCAGGCCCCAGGCCGCCGCCACCAGTGACGCCGCCTCGACCAGTTCGATCAGCGCGCCGGCCACGTCGCCGGTATAACCGCCGATACGGGTCTGCCAGGTCCGGCGCCAACTCCACACGATCACCCCGGCCAGCAGCACCATCAACGTCCAGAGAGACAGCGGCAATAGCCATGCGCCCGCCACCGCCACCACGACAATCCCCAGGGTGATCGCCCCGCGCGGACGGGTGGCCGCCTGGTCGCGGGCGATGCCCCGGTCTCGGCGGTAGGCCGTGGTGGCCATGAGCGCGGCGGTACCGGCACGGGCCAGCATTGGCACGGCAAGCAACAAGCCGACGATCGCGCCCCGGTGCTGCAGCAATGTCGCCAAGGCCGCGAACTTGACCAACAACACGATCGTGATCGTGGCCACCGCCATTGGCCCGGCGGCCGGGTCCTTCATCACCGTGAGAATACGCGAGGCGTCGCGGTGGCCGGCACAGCCCGCGTCGACACAGTCGGCCAGGCCGTCCAGATGCAATGCGCCGGTGATACCGACCCACACCGCCAACAACAACGCGGCGGCAAGCAGAGGCGCCGCACCGCGCAACACGCCTTCTGCGAGCACGAGCACCCCACCGATCAGGAGGCCCACCAACGGATAGCAGACCACCGAACGCCCCTGATCGACCGGCCGGATACGTGCGGGCAGCCACCGGCCGACCGGCAATACGGTCAGCAGTGACAGCGCCAGAAGAAGCGGCGTGGCGGCGCGTTTCATGCCCGGTCGAGGTTGTAACCCATCAGCCGCGGCATCGACGACTCGCCGTCGTGCGTGATGCTGATCCGGGCGCGACAGCCATAGGGCATGCCGAAACGATTGGTCGCCGCCAGTGGCAGGTCCAGCACATGGGCCACGAGATTGCGGATCACCCCGCCATGGCACACCAGCAGCACATGGCCGCCCCGGTTCGCGGCCACCAGCTCGGTCCAGCCTTCGGCCACCCGGGCTCGGATCGACGGCAACGGCTCGGCGTTCGGCGGCGTATTGTTCTCCGGATCGACATACCAGGCGCGCGCGGCGTCGGACTGGTTCGCCCACACGTCGGCGATGAGCACGCCTTCCCAGTCGCCGAAATACATCTCGCGGAAGCGCTCGTCGACGTTCAAGGGCACATCGCGGGCCGCGGCCAGTTCGGCGGAGAATTCGCGGCAACGACGCATCGGCGAGGTCACGATCGTATCCCAGCCCTCGAGCGGCCCGGTCACCCGGCGCAGCCGGGCCCAACCGGCCTCGGACAAGGCCACGTCCGTCGAGCCACGGAAGATCGGACCCCCTTCGCATTCAGCGTGGCGCAGGATGTCGACCGTGGTCGTGGTCATGTCGAAATCAGGCACTATCGGCTACTCCCGCATCGGCAAAAGTCGCCATTCTGCCGTGAACGGCCAGCGCGGACCGAATCACGCCCAGCGCGACCATCGCCCCGCTGCCCTCGCCGAGCCGCATATCCAGATCAAGCAACGGCTCGGCAGCCAGCGCTTCGAGCACCCGGCCATGGCCGCCTTCCGCCGAACGATGCCCGAAGATCAACCAGCCGGCCACACCGGCATTCAGATGCACCGCGGCCAGCGCGGCGACGCTGCTGATGAAACCGTCGACCAGCACCGGCACGCCGCGCTGCGCAGCCGCGATATAGGCGCCGGCGAGCGCGGCAATCTCCAGCCCGCCGAGACATTCGAGGATCGCCAGCGCGGCATCGGGCAGGGATTGCGCCGCCCAGCGCTCGCGGTGTCGCGCCAGGCCGGCATCAACGGCGGCCCGCTTGGCGGCCAGCCCGGCATCGTCGACCCCGGTCCCGCGGCCGACCGTCGCCGCGCCGTCCAGATCCGCCAGGGCCGCGAACACCGCCGCCGCGCTGGTGGTGTTGGCAATGCCCATCTCGCCGCCCACGAATAACGACAGATCCCCGTTTACTTGGTCCGCGCCGGCCCGCAGTGCGGCCGACAGCGTCGGGCCATCCATCGCCGGGCCGCACGTGAAATCCGCGGTGCCCGACGCCAGCCGATGATTGACCACCCCCGGCACGTCGTCGGTCGGCGTTACCGTGCCCAGATTGACCACCGCCATGTCGACCCCGGCCTCGCGCGCGAGCACGGCCACCGCCGCGCCGCCGGCCGCGAAGTTGGCCACCATCTGGGCCGTGACTTCCTGTGGAAACGCCGAGACGCCCTGCGCGGCCACGCCGTGATCGGCCGCGAACACCGCCAGCCCGATCCGATTCAGCACGGGCTTGTCCGCGCCCTGCCAGGCCGCGAAATCGGTGGCCAGCGTTTCCAGCCGGCCGAGCGAACCCGGCGGCTTGGTGAGCTGATTCTGTCGTTCGATCGCCGCCGCGCGGGCGGCCTCGTCGGGCTGGGCGGCCGGTTCGAAGAGCCAGTCGAAATCAGGCATAGAGAATTGCTCCTGTTGAAAACCCGGTTCGCGAATGCACGCGAATGAAGCGCGAATAACAAGACCGTCCGCAGATCGACGCGGATACACGCAGATCGAAAATCAGTGACTTCACGATCAGCGCGTGCAACGGGCGATAAGGCTCGTCGATGATTGCGTGCGAGGGCCAGTGTCTTTCGCGCCGCGGCATAGCCCAATAGTGCGCGAGCCAACTCGACCCAATCGACAATCTTCCGGTCTTGTATCGGCGCGCATCGGCGTTGATCTGTGGATAATTTCTTTCAGAACTCCGACATAAGCCAGCCCGAGCCTCAAAGGATCGGAAACACGTGGATCCGCAACGCTCGAAAAATTATTGGCGTTCCGTGCCCGTGTATTGGTGGACGCCAGGCAAGAAATACGGTTCATGTCAGCGGCGACAGCAACGGTAGGTCGGATGAGCGCGCAGCGCGTAATCCGACGCTCAATCGGCGAGTTCCGGGGCTCGACTGTCGGATTACGGTGCAAGCACCTAATCCGACCTACGCAACTATTTGATGCGGACAAGCCGACGACGATGATGAGGTTGGCTTTCGAGTGTCGGCGCCGGAACATTTTTTTGCGGCGACCAGGGCTTTGGTTTCGCACTGATGTGCGAGTTCCTTCTTTTGCGTGCCCAAAAGAAGGAACCAAGAAAAAGGCACCCGACACGGCGCCGGCTGACGCCGGTTCACTCCGATGCTCGCGACGACGGGATGCGGCAAAAACTCGGGCCGCTTTGGCGGCCCTCAAACACCTTGCCGCACCGGCGCAGTGCGCCGGACACCCGTCGCCGCTGCGCGTCTCCGTCACCGTGTAACGGGATAAAATACAGCCAGGCCAACTTCCCGGTTTTGGCGTGTCGTGCCTGTATCGGGCCCCTTGGGCGCGGCGCCGAGCAGTGGAGGCCGAAAGCGAAAAAGACCGCCGGATGTCTGAGTCGCGCGCAGCGCGGTGAGTTTCCGGCGGT is from Salinisphaera sp. LB1 and encodes:
- a CDS encoding adenosylcobinamide-GDP ribazoletransferase: MKRAATPLLLALSLLTVLPVGRWLPARIRPVDQGRSVVCYPLVGLLIGGVLVLAEGVLRGAAPLLAAALLLAVWVGITGALHLDGLADCVDAGCAGHRDASRILTVMKDPAAGPMAVATITIVLLVKFAALATLLQHRGAIVGLLLAVPMLARAGTAALMATTAYRRDRGIARDQAATRPRGAITLGIVVVAVAGAWLLPLSLWTLMVLLAGVIVWSWRRTWQTRIGGYTGDVAGALIELVEAASLVAAAWGLPWH
- a CDS encoding histidine phosphatase family protein — translated: MPDFDMTTTTVDILRHAECEGGPIFRGSTDVALSEAGWARLRRVTGPLEGWDTIVTSPMRRCREFSAELAAARDVPLNVDERFREMYFGDWEGVLIADVWANQSDAARAWYVDPENNTPPNAEPLPSIRARVAEGWTELVAANRGGHVLLVCHGGVIRNLVAHVLDLPLAATNRFGMPYGCRARISITHDGESSMPRLMGYNLDRA
- a CDS encoding cobalamin-binding protein, with the protein product MTAQRMRRTRRWALLGLLSLLGWLAGSAAMAAAGPVSVTDFTGHEVRLAHPARRIVALTPHLVENLFTAGLGNRVVGAVRYSNYPPAAQGIPRVGGYDSLSLEAIVAKKPDLVVAWAEGGSPDIIRRLRALGIAVYVDDPRRLAGIARTIRDLGVLGGTADHADRAAAAFEQRIAGLRQRYAHRRPVSLFWEVWSDPLRTLSNAGMTGAVIRLCGGRNIFAKAATLAPQVSIESVIARAPQAIVASGVAQTKPQWKAYWRQWPAIPAVAHDHFVTVPPDLISRPTVRLADGAAQLCRKLARVRRDQVRP
- the cbiB gene encoding adenosylcobinamide-phosphate synthase CbiB codes for the protein MALSLMLVAALVADAVLGEPRRRHPLALFGRLADRVEARFNHGRRRNGMVALMVGPPTLFVGACVAWVPSGLAWLLAGLVLVLAVGRAGLIEHAEAVARPLATGDLEGARQRVAWLVSRDTAQLDAAGVRGALLESVLENSSDAIFASVFWCVFGAAVAGPAGAAAAVLAHRLVNTLDAMWGYRTPRFIAFGWAAARLDDGMNWPAARLTALAFALVGDTRAAWTCWREQAGRWSSPNAGPVMAAGAGALGIRLGGGAWYHGAWRERPALGGGRTPEDVDVVRALGLADRALAVIVVAVLLMDGLWA
- a CDS encoding aminotransferase class I/II-fold pyridoxal phosphate-dependent enzyme produces the protein MLAAVDRAVVLDPNNPTGERAGPDRLRRIALALGAGRLIVDAAFADGDEGTSFDPVTHEAIVLRSVGKFFGLAGIRLGFALGHKATVDALRRAVAPWGVAHPTRWIGTRALADRDWQIDQRARIRDTQAWLRARLVAAFPQQLVVSGGSFVTVFFSAEGAAAAAHAELASRAVFTRLGDNRRWLRFGLPPEHQRERLSAALRHVDGDTNP
- the cobT gene encoding nicotinate-nucleotide--dimethylbenzimidazole phosphoribosyltransferase — translated: MPDFDWLFEPAAQPDEAARAAAIERQNQLTKPPGSLGRLETLATDFAAWQGADKPVLNRIGLAVFAADHGVAAQGVSAFPQEVTAQMVANFAAGGAAVAVLAREAGVDMAVVNLGTVTPTDDVPGVVNHRLASGTADFTCGPAMDGPTLSAALRAGADQVNGDLSLFVGGEMGIANTTSAAAVFAALADLDGAATVGRGTGVDDAGLAAKRAAVDAGLARHRERWAAQSLPDAALAILECLGGLEIAALAGAYIAAAQRGVPVLVDGFISSVAALAAVHLNAGVAGWLIFGHRSAEGGHGRVLEALAAEPLLDLDMRLGEGSGAMVALGVIRSALAVHGRMATFADAGVADSA